Proteins from a single region of Corvus hawaiiensis isolate bCorHaw1 chromosome 6, bCorHaw1.pri.cur, whole genome shotgun sequence:
- the LOC125327690 gene encoding deleted in malignant brain tumors 1 protein-like, whose amino-acid sequence MGPMAALGLLVCAQLCAGSGELRLVGGGGRCAGRVEVKHGGEWGSVCVFDFHREARWAIVVCRQLGCGQVAKASPYAPFGQGTGRIWLQPFCRGTEEALEECPHFGWGQHFCGHESDAGVTCRDAVELRLAGGGSPCAGRVEVKLRGRWGSVGDDFWDMEDAEVVCQHLGCGSAAGAYFAREIFGAGDGPVSLANVDCKGNESTLWDCEIRGWGPYGSLHNFDTAVTCQGFSRLVGGDGACAGRLEVRQGRAWVGVCEDQVDMKVAQVVCRELGCGAALSIPGSERFGAGSGPLWDGGLQCNGTEPVLSACARHRPHSQGCSTGPASVICSRKCRGHRGLLGSLRHRPPQRPFCHSLHGLPAGQQQLGMHRAGGGGSEGDVGLRVRQRVGAGRCARPVPPPGLRPRLHRAPGRLLWQRGRATAAGRLRLQRERAAPGRVPRGRAGEAPLCPRKRRCRQLLRCVRHLREVHEGLLGPPRIGSRGCRDVLDSPSEMDIMTEEMDILDVGSALTSSRHEKMDDVVENMDDVSGMGPAPTSSPEGMVIVCSGSRRVRLVGSSGRCAGRVEVYSGGTWSAVCQEGWELRDAAVVCRELGCGTALEAPRSARFGAGPGPLWPYIPACSGSEESLWECGRSEGRECGRGGGAGAVCSEQLSVRLAGGRGRCRGFLEVSHNGTWGRVCANGTSPGTANTVCQQLGCGPRGWLSAVPAQQPAPAWLAWVGCEDGARSLWGCPSAPWNLQSCGPGGDAHVACDGDSDGIAETDTTPHPDGATSTGVRGSTAAAVTAGTVPVPTVLCVVLGTLLCVALGALAVLLCRARAWRRGPGRAADAVSNAVYEELDYTAMPEYQEVPSRPGSLSEGSVKKLPYYTGDSVEGSDTEASPEPPARPEHGTPDGYDDALGVPQEPPAPSTGDMSEGVAQRRWICVLPTGGIYSPPSAPGATRTPSEQPPVHTDYDDVGSSALGPHPAAHRPPLRVPAPTGPALGSVPCVRLSAEQVRATARCRSARQRGGTGQGSSSVPPPRSEGPRDVLLRKGPRRPGAVGGLSPPGDIRVAAHCGGLCDARSGGEPHIWARSRLLEAAAPQPGDEALIKGALVLLLPPLARALPRHPLAARGSAPGPWGRWRRWGCWCARSCVRVSAGRRERGPRRWRARLSSLRAAGSGELRLVGGGGRCAGRVEVKHGGEWGSVCVFDFDWEARWAIVVCRQLGCGRVAKASTYAPFGQGTGRIWLQPFFCRGTEEALEKCPHFGWGQHFCGHESDVGVTCRDAVELRLAGGGSPCAGRVEVKLRGRWGSVGDDFWDMEDAEVVCQHLGCGSAAGAYSALERFGAGDGPVSLANVNCKGNESTLWDCEIRGWGPYGSLHNFDTAVTCQGRNRTGEDVALHAHPRTLILHCSRRIFPAEGRAWVGVCEDQVDMKVAQVVCRELGCGAALSIPGSERFGAGSGPLWDGGLQCNGTEPLLSACARHRPHSQGCSTGPASVICSRKCRGHRGLLGSLRHRPPQRPFCHSLHGLPAGQQQLGMHRAGGGGSEGDVGLRVRQRVGAGRCARPVPPPGLRPRLHRAPGRLLWQRGRATAAGRLRLQRERAAPGRVPRGRAGEAPLCPRKRRCRQLLRCVRHLREVHEGLFGPPKNWEQRMQGCFGVKHGLSQVPQPHASAGDFAGVGGFVESLRLVEGQSLCDGRLEETITSPAWRRVPVEQWKSWDVHMVCAVLGCGVPMDVNTSLGTATVVSSSPSEMDIMTEEMDILDVGSALTSSRHEKMDDVVENMDDVSGMGPAPTSSPEGMVIVCSGSRRVRLVGSSGRCAGRVEVYSGGTWSAVCQEGWELRDAAVVCRELGCGTALEAPSSARFGAGPGPLWPYIPACSGSEESLWECGRSEGRECGRGGGAGAVCSEQLSVRLAGGRGRCRGFLEVSHNGTWGRVCANGTSPGTANTVCQQLGCGPRGWLSAVPAQQPAPAWLAWVGCEDGARSLWGCPSAPWNLQSCGPGGDAHVACDGDSDGIAETDTTPHPDGATSTGVRGSRAAAVTAGTVPVPTVLCVVLGTLLCVALGALAVLLCRARAWRRGPGRAADAVSNAVYEELDYTAMPEYQEVPSRPGSLSEGSVKKLPYYTGDSVEGSDTEASPEPPARPEHGTPDGYDDALGVPQEPPAPSTGDMSEGVAQRRWICVLPTGGIYSPPSAPGATRTPSEQPPVHTDYDDVGSSALGPSP is encoded by the exons ATGGGGCCGATGGcggcgctggggctgctggtgtgCGCGCAGCTGTGTGCGG GCTCCGGGGAGCTGCGTCTGgtgggcggcggcgggcgctgtGCCGGGCGCGTGGAGGTGAAGCACGGCGGGGAGTGGGGCTCCGTCTGCGTCTTCGACTTCCACAGGGAAGCCCGTTGGGCCATCGTGGTGTGCcggcagctgggctgtggccaggTGGCCAAGGCGTCCCCGTACGCCCCGTTCGGGCAGGGCACCGGGCGCATCTGGCTCCAGCCCTTCTGCCGCGGCACCGAGGAGGCGCTGGAGGAGTGTCCGCACTTCGGATGGGGCCAGCACTTCTGCGGCCACGAGTCGGATGCGGGGGTGACCTGCAGAG ATGCCGTGGAGCTGAGGCTGGCGGGCGGCGGCAGTCCCTGCGCCGGGAGGGTGGAAGTGAAGCTGCGGGGACGCTGGGGCTCGGTGGGAGATGACTTCTGGGACATGGAGGACGCCGAGGTTGTGtgccagcatctgggctgtggCTCGGCTGCCGGTGCCTACTTTGCCCGCGAGATCTTTGGTGCAGGGGATGGGCCCGTCAGTCTGGCCAATGTGGACTGCAAAGGAAATGAGTCCACTCTCTGGGACTGCGAGATCCGTGGCTGGGGGCCCTATGGCAGCCTCCATAACTTCGACACTGCTGTTACTTGCCAAG GATTTTCCCGGCTGGTCGGAGGTGATGGAGCGTGTGCCGGGCGGCTGGAGGTACGGCAGGGCCGGGCCTGGGTGGGTGTCTGCGAGGATCAGGTGGACATGAAGGTGGCGCAGGTGGTTTgccgggagctgggctgtggagcGGCGCTCTCCATCCCCGGCAGCGAGCGATTTGGGGCAGGATCGGGGCCGCTCTGGGACGGGGGCTTGCAGTGCAATGGCACCGAGCCTGTCCTCAGCGCCTGTGCCCGGCATCGgccccacagccagggctgcagcaccgGCCCTGCCAGCGTCATCTGCTCCCGTAAGtgccggggacaccgggggcTGTTGGGCTCCCTGCGCCATCGCCCCCCTCAACGCCCTTTCTGCCACAGCCTACACGGGCTTCCGGCTGGGCAACAGCAGCTCGGGATGCACCGGGCGGGTGGAGGTGGCAGTGAGGGGGACGTGGGGCTCCGTGTGCGCCAGCGAGTGGGAGCTGGCCGATGCGCACGTCCTGTGCCGCCACCTGGGCTGCGGCCGCGCCTTCACCGTGCCCCCGGGAGGCTCCTTTGGCAGCGGGGACGGGCCACTGCGGCCGGACGCCTTCGGCTGCAGCGGGAGCGAGCGGCACCCGGGCGAGTGCCCCGTGGCCGTGCTGGGGaagcccccctgtgcccccgGAAACGCCGCTGCCGTCAACTGCTCAGGTGTGTACGGCACCTGCGGGAGGTGCATGAAGGGCTTTTGGGACCCCCAAGAATTGGGAGCAGAGGATGCAGGGATGTTTTGGA cagccccagcgaGATGGACATCATGACTGAAGAGATGGACATTTTGGATGTGGGTTCTGCACTGACCAGCAGCCGCCATGAGAAGATGGATGATGTAGTGGAGAACATGGACGATGTCTCAGGGATGGGCCCTGCACCAACCAGCAGCCCTGAGGGGATGGTCATCGTCTGCTCAG GCAGCCGGCGGGTGAGGCTGGTGGGGAGCTCTGGGCGCTGCGCCGGGCGTGTGGAGGTCTATTCCGGTGGCACGTGGAGCGCCGTCTGCCAGGAAGGCTGGGAGCTGCGGGACGCCGCCGTTGTCTgccgggagctgggctgtggcacgGCGCTGGAGGCACCGAGGTCGGCGCGCTTCGGTGCCGGCCCGGGGCCGCTGTGGCCGTacatccctgcctgctccgGGAGCGAGGAGTCTCTCTGGGAATGCGGGCGTTCGGAAGGGCGCGAGTGCGGGCGTGGCGGCGGGGCAGGGGCCGTCTGCTCAG agcagctctccgTGCGGCTGGCGGGCGGCCGCGGGCGCTGCCGCGGgttcctggaggtgtcccacAACGGCACCTGGGGCCGCGTGTGCGCCAACGGCaccagccccggcaccgccaACACCGTCTGCcaacagctgggctgtgggcccCGGGGCTGGCTGTCGGCCGTCCCCGCCCAGCAGCCGGCCCCCGCCTGGCTGGCCTGGGTGGGCTGTGAGGACGGGGCCCGCTCGCTCTGGGGGTGCCCCTCGGCACCCTGGAATCTGCAGAGCTGCGGCCCAGGCGGGGACGCCCACGTGGCTTGTGATGGGGACAGTGATGGCATCGCTGAGACGGACACTACCCCGCATCCCGACGGTGCCACGAGCACAG GTGTCCGTGGCAGCACAGCCGCAGCGGTGACCGCGGGGACTGTGCCTGTGCCAACTGTCCTGTGCGTGGTGCTGGGGACGCTGCTGTGCGTGGCCCTGGGCGCCCTGGCCGTGCTGCTGTGCCGTGCCCGCGCCTGGCGCCGAG gccctggcagagctgcagatgcCGTCTCCAACGCTGTCTACGAGGAGCTGGACTACACCGCGATGCCGGAGTACCAGGAGGTGCCCAGTCGCCCGG GTTCCCTGTCAGAGGGGTCGGTGAAGAAGCTGCCCTATTACACCGGCGACAGCGTGGAGGGGAGTGACACCGAGGCAAGCCCAG AGCCCCCTGCCCGGCCCGAGCACGGAACCCCGGATGGCTACGACGATGCCCTGGGTGTGCCACAGGagccccctgctcccagcactggggacaTGTCCGAGGGCGTGGCACAGAGGAGGTGGATCTGTGTCCTCCCCACAG GTGGGATCTACTCCCCTCCGAGTGCCCCAGGAGCCACCAGGACCCCCTCGGAACAGCCGCCGGTGCACACAGACTATGATGATGTCGGCAGCAGCGCCCTGGGGCC ccacccagCCGCACACCGCCCTCCGCTTCGGGTGCCCGCACCCACCGGCCCCGCTTTGGGCTCCGTGCCGTGCGTGCGTCTCTCAGCGGAGCAGGTCCGGGCCACTGCCCGGTGCCGCAGTGCCCGGCAGCGCGGAGGGacggggcagggcagctcctccGTGCCGCCGCCGCGCAGCGAGGGACCGCGGGACGTTCTGCTG AGGAAGGGCCCCCGCAGGCCAGGTGCTGTGGGGGGGCTGTCTCCCCCCGGGGACATCCGGGTGGCAGCCCACTGTGGCGGGCTGTGTGACGCCAGAAGCGGAGGCGAGCCTCATATTTGGGCACGGAGCAGGTTATTGGAGGCCGCGGCCCCGCAGCCGGGAGATGAGGCCCTGATAAAGGgtgccctggtgctgctgctgcctccgtTGGCTCGGGCGCTGCCGAGACATCCCCTGGCTGCGCGGGGCTCGGCGCCGGGGCCATGGGGCCGATGGcggcgctggggctgctggtgtgCGCGCAGCTGTGTGCGGGTGAGCgccgggcggcgggagcggggcccgcGGCGGTGGCGGGCCCGGCTCAGCAGCCTCCGTGCCGCAGGCTCCGGGGAGCTGCGTCTGgtgggcggcggcgggcgctgtGCCGGGCGCGTGGAGGTGAAGCACGGCGGGGAGTGGGGCTCCGTCTGCGTCTTCGACTTCGACTGGGAAGCCCGTTGGGCCATCGTGGTGTGCcggcagctgggctgtggccggGTGGCCAAGGCGTCCACGTACGCCCCGTTCGGGCAGGGCACCGGGCGCATCTGGCTCCAGCCCTTCTTCTGCCGCGGCACCGAGGAGGCGCTGGAGAAGTGTCCGCACTTCGGGTGGGGACAGCACTTCTGCGGCCACGAGTCGGATGTGGGGGTGACCTGCAGAG ATGCCGTGGAGCTGAGGCTGGCGGGCGGCGGCAGTCCCTGCGCCGGGAGGGTGGAAGTGAAGCTGCGGGGACGCTGGGGCTCGGTGGGAGATGACTTCTGGGACATGGAGGACGCCGAGGTTGTGtgccagcatctgggctgtggCTCGGCTGCCGGTGCCTACTCTGCCCTGGAGCGCTTTGGTGCAGGGGATGGGCCCGTCAGTCTGGCCAATGTGAACTGCAAAGGAAATGAGTCCACTCTCTGGGACTGCGAGATCCGTGGCTGGGGGCCCTATGGCAGCCTCCATAACTTCGACACTGCTGTTACTTGCCAAGGTAGGAACCGGACTGGGGAGGATGTGGCACTTCATGCACATCCCCGAACACTGATCCTGCACTGCTCGCGCAGGATTTTCCCGGCTG AGGGCCGGGCCTGGGTGGGTGTCTGCGAGGATCAGGTGGACATGAAGGTGGCGCAGGTGGTTTgccgggagctgggctgtggagcGGCGCTCTCCATCCCCGGCAGCGAGCGATTTGGGGCAGGATCGGGGCCGCTCTGGGACGGGGGCTTGCAGTGCAATGGCACCGAGCCCCTCCTCAGCGCCTGTGCCCGGCATCGgccccacagccagggctgcagcaccgGCCCTGCCAGCGTCATCTGCTCCCGTAAGtgccggggacaccgggggcTGTTGGGCTCCCTGCGCCATCGCCCCCCTCAACGCCCTTTCTGCCACAGCCTACACGGGCTTCCGGCTGGGCAACAGCAGCTCGGGATGCACCGGGCGGGTGGAGGTGGCAGTGAGGGGGACGTGGGGCTCCGTGTGCGCCAGCGAGTGGGAGCTGGCCGATGCGCACGTCCTGTGCCGCCACCTGGGCTGCGGCCGCGCCTTCACCGTGCCCCCGGGAGGCTCCTTTGGCAGCGGGGACGGGCCACTGCGGCCGGACGCCTTCGGCTGCAGCGGGAGCGAGCGGCACCCGGGCGAGTGCCCCGTGGCCGTGCTGGGGaagcccccctgtgcccccgGAAACGCCGCTGCCGTCAACTGCTCAGGTGTGTACGGCACCTGCGGGAGGTGCATGAAGGGCTTTTTGGCCCCCCCAAGAATTGGGAGCAGAGGATGCAGGGATGTTTTGGAGTGAAGCATGGTCTGAGCCAGGTGCCACAGCCCCATGCTTCTGCTGGTGATTTTGCAGGTGTTGGTGGCTTCGTCGAGTCCCTGCGGCTGGTGGAGGGTCAGAGCTTGTGCGATGGGCGGCTGGAGGAGACCATAACCAGCCCGGCATGGCGCCGTGTGCCTGTGGAGCAGTGGAAGTCATGGGATGTCCACATGGTTTGcgcagtgctgggctgtggcGTTCCCATGGACGTTAACACCTCCTTGGGTACGGCCACTGTCgtgagcagcagccccagcgaGATGGACATCATGACTGAAGAGATGGACATTTTGGACGTGGGTTCTGCACTGACCAGCAGCCGCCATGAGAAGATGGATGATGTAGTGGAGAACATGGACGATGTCTCAGGGATGGGCCCTGCACCAACCAGCAGCCCTGAGGGGATGGTCATCGTCTGCTCAG GCAGCCGGCGGGTGAGGCTGGTGGGGAGCTCTGGGCGCTGCGCCGGGCGTGTGGAGGTCTATTCCGGTGGCACGTGGAGCGCCGTCTGCCAGGAAGGCTGGGAGCTGCGGGACGCCGCCGTTGTCTgccgggagctgggctgtggcacgGCGCTGGAGGCACCGAGCTCGGCGCGCTTCGGTGCCGGCCCGGGGCCGCTGTGGCCGTacatccctgcctgctccgGGAGCGAGGAGTCTCTCTGGGAATGCGGGCGTTCGGAAGGGCGCGAGTGCGGGCGTGGCGGCGGGGCAGGGGCCGTCTGCTCAG agcagctctccgTGCGGCTGGCGGGCGGCCGCGGGCGCTGCCGCGGgttcctggaggtgtcccacAACGGCACCTGGGGCCGCGTGTGCGCCAACGGCaccagccccggcaccgccaACACCGTCTGCcaacagctgggctgtgggcccCGGGGCTGGCTGTCGGCCGTCCCCGCCCAGCAGCCGGCCCCCGCCTGGCTGGCCTGGGTGGGCTGTGAGGACGGGGCCCGCTCGCTCTGGGGGTGCCCCTCGGCACCCTGGAATCTGCAGAGCTGCGGCCCAGGCGGGGACGCCCACGTGGCTTGTGATGGGGACAGTGATGGCATCGCTGAGACGGACACAACCCCCCATCCCGACGGTGCCACGAGCACAG GTGTCCGTGGCAGCAGAGCCGCAGCGGTGACCGCGGGGACTGTGCCTGTGCCAACTGTCCTGTGCGTGGTGCTGGGGACGCTGCTGTGCGTGGCCCTGGGCGCCCTGGCCGTGCTGCTGTGCCGTGCCCGCGCCTGGCGCCGAG gccctggcagagctgcagatgcCGTCTCCAACGCTGTCTACGAGGAGCTGGACTACACCGCGATGCCGGAGTACCAGGAGGTGCCCAGTCGCCCGG GTTCCCTGTCAGAGGGGTCGGTGAAGAAGCTGCCCTATTACACCGGCGACAGCGTGGAGGGGAGTGACACCGAGGCAAGCCCAG AGCCCCCTGCCCGGCCCGAGCACGGAACCCCGGATGGCTACGACGATGCCCTGGGTGTGCCACAGGagccccctgctcccagcactggggacaTGTCCGAGGGCGTGGCACAGAGGAGGTGGATCTGTGTCCTCCCCACAG GTGGGATCTACTCCCCTCCGAGTGCCCCAGGAGCCACCAGGACCCCCTCGGAACAGCCGCCGGTGCACACAGACTATGATGATGTCGGCAGCAGCGCCCTGGGGCCGTCGCCATGA